The DNA segment agctctctgaacatttaaaagatttatacttagtatcattttcatgatgaaatgcgttaaagtattacattttacagataaattgttaacttcatttaaataatttactgttaataattaatcaAGTGGGGGCACAGTGCTTGTACTGTGAAAGTCTGGCTTTGCCtgtctgatttcttttttcttcttttcctttctacTGCTCATGCTGCAATCCTCTTGAACTATGCTGAACGGTATGAAAGACTTCAGTTGGCTCAGAGGCTTTTTCCAAATGGAAAACTGTTGTAGACAAAAGTCCACCTCTCATTCCTGAAAACAGCACAGATTTTGGCTACCCTTTCGTTTGAATATGAACCCTTATAGCTCTTCAGTTCGAGTAGCACGTCTGCTAGACTCATGTATCTCGTCATTATGAAACTTTAACTAAACAACAGGCAGAAGCAAGACTCAGTCAAGCTTACTTTCCAACATATAACTTGCTTATATCCTGTAATAAGTATACGGTGAGCATTCCAATAAACTTTGCTGTCTTAGAAACCTTAAAAAGCAGGGAATTCCTGCAACCAGACGTCATCTTCCTTTTGCAGTATGAACAATTGCAAAGTGAATATAGAGTCTGAGAAAATCTAAACAATAGTACTAGTcattgaaaacagaaaaaccgTCATCTTAACTGTCTAAGATGCCTTGGACCTATCAGGTCATTATTTTCCCAGCAAGCCACTTTTTCATTCATTAAACACAGTGGTTTATAAGGTTGTGCATCTAAAATGGGAAATGCATTTACTCCTTAGTGATATATGAGAGCAAATAAAAATTTTCTCCGGAGGGCCTGGTTAGCATCCAAGTGTAGCGTGTAATTTCAAACAGGAAACTTGAATTCAATGGCACAAGGGTGTAGCAGTTCCTTTGGTTTGCATGTCAAATAACAGCTGCTAATTTAGTTTGTTTGAGGACACGTGCTATctcttgcatttaaaaaaattctgaataCTAGGAGGAGATAAAGAAGTCatctgaatgaaaaaaataacgtctgctttgctttttttaaattgtttttgttctgATGCAAACAGAAGGAGGTGGGATGGAGAAAGATAGTGAGTGGATTGATTCATGACAGGCGAGATAAAAAGgaatttgctgattttttttttttttttttttgtgaatagaAAGTCTTAGAAGACCTAAAATTATcacatttaaagaagaaaaaaatgttttgttaaacattttcagAAGTCCATATGAATCCTGTGTAGGTCAAATTTAAAGTTTAATTGAAATGTAGCTGAATTTATTGTAAAAGAAATTTCCACACAATTATTTGAAAGGTGGTCCACAGAGAAGCTGAAAAGATTGCAGTGCTGAGAAGTGCCTCTTAATCTGGGAATCAAGAAGAACAAAGTGTCAGTTATTTAGTCTTAAATGTGAGAAAAGCCCCTGTGGTGGAATATACCATTTCTAGTTAGGACTGAGATTTTAGTACAAATTAGGCGATCACctaatcaacatgttttgtgttttatgttgctTCAAGACTTGGATACACAGTACCCATGGCTTTCCATTGTGGATCAGTACAATCTTAACATCTTCCGAGTACCTACAGACGAAAAAAACATTATGAAGATTGGCGGCTTGTAAACCTGACACTGATTGTCCACGGTCCAGCATTCAAACATATTTTCCTGGAGTTGACAGGCAGTAGTGCTAACTGTTGTACCACATTGCTACTTATACTACATCTAAGCTAATGGAAATTTAAGAACAAACACGCATTCTTCTCAGATTTTTAAAGATCTAAAAATCCCACACCTTAATAACTGAGACCCTACTAAATTCATGGCTAATTTTCAGCAGttgagagaattttttttctttattcacctCCTTATTGTTGTTTTTACCCTCTTAAAAACAAGCCAaagcattgaattttttttaaaactactagggtgctttgccccctgctcgctttgcttgccaacccctggcctACGCTATGCGCCATGCACTCCACGTCTCTGCAGCTCTcgtatgtagatttcactttcaccaaacaacaaatattttaattctcgtggatacgcctcttcattgggaagacacactattcttccctgatggcaacatgaattacatgatctacaagtctccaacttaaagtttaaatccaaaaaatatattcgatctcttttcgctgttccgttatttcacccagtaataatttctatttgtttgcgctaatgggatctttactattattttttttaaacattcgaattttagtactttcattatctctaaactgctctgcatgtgtatcgcgccaacgttttggaacctctttatgacattctactttgtcatctactctttgtcttttatttccggccctgggcatggttaaatcacttggcacaaagtcttgcgtatctctctgaaaaagtcaagtctcgtcccaggctaaaaagtcttgtctcatctcaggattttttttatatgatagggagacaaaaaaacattattatttgtaACAGAATCACGTAAatgccaaaatgtcaacataatcacagtaggaaaggtatgtccagtgtccactgctgtactttgcagatttagtacatgtaCTTCGTGTGATGTGGTTTGAAATGGTCACCAATGCACATAGGCACTGTTTGGGCAAatatcaaaagatttttttatattttttttctgttgtttgccCATAAGAGGATAGATTTTAGTGCCTGACCCTCATGATCAACACCACTCAATGTATTATTGTAGCCTGCCACAATGCAAGGCATTTCCCCTGACATAAACATTGATAGTTTCTGCATTTTGGacagtgcttaggaggcagaCATCTTTCTTGCTCTTCCACTTTATCAtagccattttgttttgtagCAGACTCAACCTTGATGCATTTACATGACCCAGAGTCACCAGGTATACCACAGCATTTTGGTTGTATAGTGTCTATGCATCACTTTTCCATTGAAGTAAACTCTCAGTTGAGGTATAGAAAATGTTGCATCATTATACAGTAAACTTGGTCAAGCAAAGGATCTGGCAGTGTCAGCACAGATTATGTAGTAATACCATATTGATTGTACTTTCCATTCTCACTGGGTATAAAGTATTGAGTTCTAGATCTGTACAACTTAATACCGAATCGTGCCCATTTGAATGCGGTATGCTGTACCCATGACAACCTTCTCTTGTAACCCATGAAGAGTTCGTCAATACTGTTTCATTACTGGGTGGTTGTCTTTATCATAGTCATTGTTATTAGTGAAAAGCAGAAATTTTTAAATTCGCTGTAAATGAGTTTCTGCAACAACCAGTTTGTGGACCAGTACCATCTCTGGACTGGTTTGCATACTGGTTTGCCCTTCAGTACCAGGAGACTGAAAAACACCCATATGTTGTCTGCAGCGACAGGCTGCCAGTGACTGCAACAAGCAAGTGGGTTACTGTGACTTTTCTAACATTGCTGAGCATAGTGGTTTGCTTTATCAACAATTTTCTCCACCAGACTATTTCCAACAAATTGTATGTAGTCCTGATAATCATGATCAACAGACATCTTTAGAATGGCAATGGTATGAAGCTGACACCAGACATGAATATCTGTGAAAGTTTGCAGGTAGGAATCTACTGAATATGTGTTGGTTTCATTGTCCTTGTCAACATCTGATGGCTAAGTCATATCATCATCACTGTCTGTCAGTTTGAGTTATggttcagtttgtttgttttgaaaatggCGTTACAGCTTTTCATTGgtcattgtgtttttggttgaaaGCGTCACCCctctcatgaatattaatgagataTTATAGAGTTATCATATAGTAGCGGAATGCATAGACATATTCATGATTTGTTGCAGCCTGATGTTGcttcatccactagatggtagCATGGATCTTTGCATGTAACTCCAAATCTCACCCTGGTTTGTATCTACATAGAATTTTGAGCCTGAGTCAAGCTCTGGGGTAACGCCAAGCAGATTAAAAAAGTGAACTTCTTAGCATGTGTATTAAACAATCAAATATAATAGACTTTGGCTTTGAATTTAGATCATCGCTATGGCAGTAAATAGCTTCTTCATAGTTTATTCATCAGTCAAGTTAAACCTGTTGACATAGAAATATATTTTCCATAACTCCTGCATTGGGCTGAAATGatacaaagttttattttaaactctGCCAGTATTTACAGCTATTTGCAAGTTCAAACTCAATATTTATCTGCAATATTTATCATTCCGAAATGGTAAGTATAGATACAAGAAGGCTTGTTACTTCTAAGCTGACATGTCGAGGAACTACCATATGGTGTATTTAATGGAGGGAATTTGAATAAGAGTGTGGTTTAAGTGAACAAAAAACATAGATTTAGCCAACTGGGTAAACCATTTAATCTGAAGCATTTAACCAGATATTGTCCTTTTCTTGAACACAGTTGTAAGTACTTGTGTGCTTTTTTCTGTATTGTAAACTGTTGACCTTTGGATAAGAGAATGCACAGTCATCTTGTAACAGTAGTGAATGCTCATCTgtgcttttaatttaaaggaaATGGCAGTTAGAGCACTGAAGCAGACTGGCAGCAGGAATATTGAAGCGGCCTTAGACTACATCAGTAAGATGGGCTACCTAGATCCACGGAATGAGCAAATTGTGAGAGTTATCAAACAGACTTCACCAGGTGAGACCTAATTAAAAAAGGTACTTTCAAAACAGTGACGCACAGATTGTGATGCCTTTTTTCTCTGTTGTATTGTACTTTTAACCTTTATTGAAGAGAATTGGAATACAATGTAATGGTTGTCTGATACATGGTGGACTCATCTTATATATGCAGACACTTTTGATAAATCATTTTTACCCTGGCACTCATCTGGATGATTGTTAGAGCTGTACTTTTTCTGTATTATCACTGGGTGAAACCTGAAGGCACATTCTTTAAAAATGGagttaaacaatacatttaacaTTTGTTCTGCCTGAATTTTAACTGAagtaacaagtaaataaacacagaaaaaattaTAGAACACCATGGCTATCAGAAACATTGTTATTTGTTAACAAATTTCAAATTGGAATAGTTGCATCTTTCAAAgggacggcatggtggcgcagtgggtagcgctgctgcctcgcagttgggagacctgaggacctgggttcgcttcccgggtcctccctgcgtggagtttgcgtgttctccccgtgtctgcgtgggtttcctccaggcgttccggtttcctcccacagtcaaaagacatgccgtttaggtggattggcgattctaaattggccctagtgtgtgcttggtgtgtgggtgtgtttgtgtgtgtcctgcggtgggttggcaccctgcccgggattggttcctgccttgtgccctgtgttggctgggattggctccagcagacccccatgaccctgtgtttggattcagcaggttggacaatgaatggatggacatcttTCAAAGCAACCTGTTATGTTCAGTTGTagaacataaaaagaaatgtgtaacATGTATTCCATGccagtgtgtgtttattttttatttactgatgCATCTAGCGGAACTGAATTGTATTCACAAGCATGTTATAACATTgccaaagtgttttattttttacttgtcaAATAGTGATTGAGTAGTTCATGACTAGTTCTCAGTTCTTCAGTTTGCAGGGCCTGCTGTTGCAAAGAAATCGGTTTTTATGTTCTTTTAGTGGATAACATTGATTGGTACAAATTCTCAGTAAGCATACTTAAAACAATCAGTATAGTTAAATACAATAGAGCAGTGTTAACAGCGGGACcttgagatattgtggtaagCAAGAAAGAATAACATTTAATTTAGCTTGGAACATAAATATGCACTTGGAAATTCACTGGTATTGCAAGTCTAGCAAAAAAGATGCAAGGcacacagaaaagaacacagcGCAAAATATGAACAAGGGAAAGGTaaagagaaataatgaaaataagaatAAGGTGGTATGCTGTCGGTCCAAGAGTAATAATTCAGAGAGTCTCACTGCTTTATTTACAAAGACCAACAGTGCCAAGGCTGCCATAGAAATAGCTCAAGGACAGCATGTCAATGGGTGCATCTGTctttcgttcgttcgttcgttttctttctttctttctttctttctttctttctttctttctttctttctttctttctttctttcttctagaGTCATTGAGGCAAATGTTTACATTGAAATGTGGTACAGCAGCCAGAAAGTAAGTGAGACAATAGCAGGGCAGAAGAGAATTTATTAGGGATTTTGGTATGAGGAGTCCACTCCAGATACTTAGTTAATAAGTAAAGCAGCATTTAGTTCGATCCGTGGAACAGCTATGGtattcatttatacattttcttctcattcttctcattttttattcttctcatTTTTACTTCAGTGTAAAGGTTGCAGTTTTATACTATAAATATGGGATCCTGTGCTATTTTGTTCTAAGTTAGGGTTGCAGACCAGGATGCCacagtttacacacacacagcacatatGCTGTATGCCCATCCATTTTCACAACTGCTTAACCCAATTATGCTTTGACACCACAGATAATTTTCATGCTAGTGATgctatttttcaatttaaaagagaatgttaaaaaaaaagtttaaaataaggtAATTTTGTAGCAAATCAAAAGtgagtataataaatgtgtcaatAATGAAACTTTGATCTTGTTAACAACTCTGATATATTTCATCCACCTGAAGTGAAATGAATTCAGCTGGTTTATGCCATCTATACTAATGTTTGTAGTCCTATTCCAGCCTCGATAATcctatactgtattattatgaaTACCTACATTTTTACTAGATTTAACAAAAGTTGTCAGTGCCTTCACAcctaaaaacattattttcatatttatgttcACAAGATTATTTTTTGTTCAGGTTGTGGTCTTTTGAGATAAATCACTATATTTGAAGCAGATTGTagccttttaaatgttttcatccAGGGTAGGGAGACAACTAAAAAGCGTCAATACCacccaaaaaacgtttttttaaacattacaatggattttttattttatttataagttaTTTTTGTGCAAACTCTTTGAATCTCAAATCTGTGTGTTTCCTTTCCACTTGGTCTTTCATCTTACTGAAAATGACCTGAGCTTTGGCGTCACTactgttttaaaatgaacattgtcTGAATGAACAATAGAGCCACCCTTCCCATGTCTTTTACGCAAGTGTTGTGTGCCAACCCCCCTGATTTCCTGCTTTATGTATATCCGAAGGCTTCTGTAGTGCTCCTGGTCTGCTGTTTTATCCTCTGCAATTGGATTATGTGCAATAATGCATTTTCTGTGTCAAAGGATGTCCACACTGCCTAAAAATCTTTATCTTAATATCCCCATTTACTTTTATCCTAATTTCTTTCTGGGTCatcctgttaaaccattccagttttgggggtcgtctcattgttgcccctctagtgcacctgttgttaatttcattaacaccaaagctgctgaaactgattaataaccccctctgctacttaactgaccatatcaatagcccagaattttcattgacttgatgctatactctgaattAAAAACTGTTCCTTTCatattttgagcagtatatactgtatatatcagacaaTGTGCTGCTTCAAGTAATTTAGTCAGTGCTTATGAAGTTTAAATAAGAGcatcaataacaacaacatatCATATGTAGGAACTGCGGCATGGGGTTTGTTTTTAAGATAACAGTTTTATTGTCTCACTGGATTATAGCATCTATTGTAGAGCACTGTTTCTCAGCCATTGTGgcctccccaacacattggtaCCCCTCAAATGTAACCTGTTGTGGTGGAGCAGGACCCTTTTGTTCCAGACGAAACCCTAATGTCCAATGACCCTATACCCTTCTATCCCACACCAAGATATCATCCATTTGCTAAACCTTGTAATCTCCTCAGTTGTACCAGGACTGATACGTAgaacaggcagaacttcagaaaaGAACAATTTGTCCGTTCTTCTCTTTAGCTTGGCACCTGATTCTTGTAATTTGGATTGCTGAACTAACAGCCTGCtgttatgtatgtcatttgtttcaATGTTCCACTCCAGATCAATGACTACTGGATCCACCTATGCCCTGACCAGGAGCTGAACCTTACATGGATGTTTCCTGCCGGTGTgcctggaaggcaacacaccctATGTGGCAAATCTGCATTTCAGTCTTCCTAATCACTAAGTCACCCGCTATCACTTCCTTTTTCCTTCTGAGGAAATGCTTTGAGGTGACCTGTTTCTGCTACTGCTTCTGAGTTATTGTGCAGCTTCACAAGGACCTGAGAACAGTTGGATTCTTCTAACTCTGGGGCCGAGCCCCTGGGCACTGTGAACTGCTTAAcccctttttaattaaaatgtaaaatatttaaattattgcaATTAAATGTAAGTTTCAGGGAACTACTGCAGGTTTTTAACAACTGCTGTCCCTTTAAGCTCCTTGACTGCTTGATTTGTGCCTTTGTTTGCGGTTActaaactgtcatttttttccaacTTGCTCCTCTGGGTGACTGTTTTCTTAAAACTGAAGCACTCCTTTTGCTTCTTTACTTTCAAACCTGGTGTGCCCACCAACAAtgtacttaaaataaatgtgttcttcTTTATGAGTAGTTTTGCACTCTTCCTTTGTTCTGATGGTGCTAATGTTCCCCTGCATGAGTGCCATGCTGCTGAAACCTTGACATAGTCATACAACAGATATTATTTCTGCCTCGTAGTGTTGGATCCCAATGCATTTTTTCGAGTGGGACACCtcctgtttaaaattatttttttctccccaaATTTGCCTGGATTTACTTAGGGGATTCACTTCGCTTCCGCAATGTCCAGAGTCATGCTGTCAGGTTGATTTGATTTTGTAAATCTGCTGTTTTCATGTGTAATTGTACAGTGTGATGGACAATCGTTGCATCCAGGGTTTGCCTCTGTCTTTGTGTTTGTTGTTCATCTTTGATAGTACAaagattaaattaatattttatctgaAAGATCAACATTGACATTTAAGCCATtcattctttatgacattctctCTTCCTTTTAGGAAAAAGTGGTCTAAGAAATGCTGTGGATCGCAGGCCACCTATGGAGACATCGAGTGATAAAATTACAGCATATCACCAGATGGGAGGTTCTGCGTTTGAAGGGGGTGGCTATGGAGCAGAAAGTGGAAATTTAATGGGGGAAATCCAACTATCTTACATGAATGTCCCAGTAATGAACTACATTCTGCCTTCTTCACAAGCTCCAGCCATGGGGAACCCAATGCAGAGACCTCCCAGTATTGGTCCTTATGCATCTCTGGGTGCTCAGAGCTCCCCAGTAAATTCCATGTATGCAACTTGTGATCTAAAACTTCAGCAGAAGCCATATCCACCCAACATGGAACAGGCCATGATAAACTATGCCATTCCCAATCACACTGGGCCACCTCTGCAGCTTCCAGGAGCACCGGGTCCAAGCAATGCACATTTTGTAAGACAACATATGATTGTCTCAGCTGAGCCATCAGGGTATGGTGTGCAGAGAAGCCCATCTTTTCAAAATAAGGTCCAGCAAGATAACAGTTATTCAAATAAAGGCACACTGGGTCAGAACAGCACAGGGTACTCCTACCAGCAACCATCATCTAATCTATATCTTTCATCCAGTTCTCACCCAAGACAATCCAGTCCTACCTCTCACCAGGTGCATATGATAGCTCGTGGCCCAGGGATTGGCAGTGATTTTTCAGATATCCCTCAGAACCTTCTGACTCCATCCAGGACCAGCTTAAACATGGACCTTTATGACATCACTAATAACCATCAAGTTCAGCATTGGTCAGCAGCAACTTCTGCCAGGCATGAGCCATTGCCCAGTCCTGGATCGGACATTCCATCAAGacaacagcaacagcagcaacCAGGACCCTTCAGAGGAGAGGTTCGGGTTCCTAGCAGAACAAACTCGTTCAACAATCAACAGCAGAAAGTTCATGTAACTGTAAGGCAGAATCTCCCTGGTGGAAAAACGGATTCTTCTCATGCTCCACCCAACACCATCACTGCAGTAACATCAGCACCTATCTTGCAGCCTGTGAAGAGCATTCGAGTGATGAGGCCAGAGCCCCAAACTGCTGTAGGGCCCTGTCATCCAGGGTGGCTGGCAAACCAGAATCAAGTGGTGGAGAATTCTGAACTTATTGAGCAACATTCTTATGCTGGTGCCACAACTGAAACCTACACTATGGAGCCTGTGGAGTACATCACACCAGAACCTAGGTGTCCTCCTCCTCCATATCCAAAGAATCTTCTGGCATCAAGCAATCTAGAACAAATTGAGAATAACTGTTTGATGAGTGGTGTAGAACACAACACTCGCACTCTTCCTGGACAGGTGTGCAACACCACTGAAGAGGCAAATCGGGCAGAAAAGGGTGACAAGTGCAGTAACAAAGCTGCCAAAGTGGAGAAGGCTGCTAAAGATAAGAAACAGATTCAGACATCCCCTGTGCCAGTACGTAAGAACATGAAGGATGAAGAGAAGAGGGAATCGCGAATCAAGAGTTACTCTCCATTTGCCTTCAAATTCTACATGGAGCAGCACATTGAGAATGTTATGAAAACCTATCAGCAAAAACTCAACCGAAGAATGCAGCTTGAGCAAGAAATGTCAAAGGTGTGTAGAAGTAGTGTTGATAATGTTTATTGCAAAACAGAGCAAGAACATTTCTGTAAATGAATGCATGAAATTTTGTAAATGGTTTTCATTGCTGAAACTGAGCCAAATGTACTCGGGTGTGAAAGGTGCAACATTAATCAACTTTGTATCTCTCAACTTAACCTTTTTAGTTTAACTCAAATAGCTTGGGGTTTTACCCGATGGTTTGTCATACTATATGATTAAGCAAAGCTGATTACTCATCCACAGAGGTGGTTTATCtgatgaaaatgtatatattttatatcttaatatattttctgtatttaacagaaaataactaAGCAAATTTTAGGATCCATTCACTCTAGTGAAATTATATACcttttaaataattgttaaaatgattaacagtttattataaaaaaataatgcatcttTTATGTGTGCTATTTGCATTTGTCTACAGTATTTAAAGAAACTGTCTAAACTTTCTTATACATATCcactaaaacaaatatttttccaccctttctttccttttctgttaATGATGTAATTTATGCTGGTCAATCTTTCACATTTTGgaagctctgtcctctctttccTCCACAGTGTAATGCAAGACATCCTTTTGTCATTCTTCCTTCTGAAATGTCAGCACAACACATGGACAATGAAACCTGTCTCagaatacatttttagaaattaaaacatCATCCGCATACTTGAGATAAACTGTCA comes from the Erpetoichthys calabaricus chromosome 4, fErpCal1.3, whole genome shotgun sequence genome and includes:
- the lats2 gene encoding serine/threonine-protein kinase LATS2 — its product is MRPKTFPATSYAGNSRQRLQEIREVLKQPPKPSSPVIPASLNNESTTDSKVAPSKDSSRQQQIRTPPKFVPYQKALREIRNSLMPFANDTGPSNIEVNRQMLQELVNAGCDQEMAVRALKQTGSRNIEAALDYISKMGYLDPRNEQIVRVIKQTSPGKSGLRNAVDRRPPMETSSDKITAYHQMGGSAFEGGGYGAESGNLMGEIQLSYMNVPVMNYILPSSQAPAMGNPMQRPPSIGPYASLGAQSSPVNSMYATCDLKLQQKPYPPNMEQAMINYAIPNHTGPPLQLPGAPGPSNAHFVRQHMIVSAEPSGYGVQRSPSFQNKVQQDNSYSNKGTLGQNSTGYSYQQPSSNLYLSSSSHPRQSSPTSHQVHMIARGPGIGSDFSDIPQNLLTPSRTSLNMDLYDITNNHQVQHWSAATSARHEPLPSPGSDIPSRQQQQQQPGPFRGEVRVPSRTNSFNNQQQKVHVTVRQNLPGGKTDSSHAPPNTITAVTSAPILQPVKSIRVMRPEPQTAVGPCHPGWLANQNQVVENSELIEQHSYAGATTETYTMEPVEYITPEPRCPPPPYPKNLLASSNLEQIENNCLMSGVEHNTRTLPGQVCNTTEEANRAEKGDKCSNKAAKVEKAAKDKKQIQTSPVPVRKNMKDEEKRESRIKSYSPFAFKFYMEQHIENVMKTYQQKLNRRMQLEQEMSKAGLSEAEQEQMRKMLYQKESNYNRLKRAKMDKSMFVKIKTLGIGAFGEVCLTRKVDTNALYAMKTLRKKDVLNRNQVAHVKAERDILAEADNEWVVKLYYSFQDKDCLYFVMDYIPGGDMMSLLIRMGVFPENLARFYIAELTLAIESVHKMGFIHRDIKPDNILIDLDGHIKLTDFGLCTGFRWTHNSKYYQKGSHIRQDSMEPGDFWDDVSNCRCGDRLMTLEQRSTRMHQRCLAHSLVGTPNYIAPEVLLRKGYTQLCDWWSVGVILFEMLVGQPPFLAPTPTETQLKVINWENTLQIPPQVKLSQEAVDIISRLCCAAEERLGGNGASEIKAHAFFEKLDFSSNLRTQPAPYLPKISHPMDTSNFDPVEEDTPWSDSGDSTKTWDTLSSSHNKHPEHAFYEFTFRRFFDDNGCPFRYPKPLDSLQSNQEQENLPIQDLDDPSKTCEPVYV